A DNA window from Ipomoea triloba cultivar NCNSP0323 chromosome 10, ASM357664v1 contains the following coding sequences:
- the LOC116033173 gene encoding uncharacterized protein LOC116033173, which translates to MAKMISNRMKSMLGGLISESQSAFIPDRLKMDNNLVAAEVGHFLNIKQCGLVGWGALKLDMAKAYDRMEWSFLRGMLLALAFAPWWVDLIMICVTSVSYNILVNGENGGQVLPTRGLRQDDLLSPYLFIICAEGLSLLLQQSQPVVTKHCLFVYEGFSGQAVNFQKSSVCFSRNTMESSREEVAQVLGVSRASNFEKYLGLPSFVGKNKKLVFSYIEDKFRQRVGSWNKKFLSQAGREILLRSVAQAMPTFSMSVFLLPDSLCLALESIMAAHDLVCGGIRRKIGDGTTTLIWGHPWLPNEPNPMVQTPMHRALHGSKVSGLINRTSGTWDMSILSDLFCAADVDRIARVPVSPSYMDSWY; encoded by the exons ATGGCAAAGATGATTTCTAATAGGATGAAGTCTATGTTGGGTGGTCTAATCTCTGAATCCCAAAGCGCGTTTATTCCTGATAGGCTTAAAATGGACAACAATTTAGTAGCTGCAGAGGTGggtcattttttaaatataaagcaGTGTGGTTTGGTTGGTTGGGGTGCATTAAAGTTGGATATGGCTAAGGCATATGATCGTATGGAGTGGTCCTTCTTGCGGGGAATGCTGTTGGCGCTGGCGTTTGCCCCTTGGTGGGTTGATTTGATTATGATTTGTGTTACCTCTGTGTCCTATAATATCCTTGTTAATGGTGAGAATGGTGGCCAAGTTCTTCCCACCCGTGGTTTGAGACAGGATGATCTCCTTTCTCCCTACTTGTTTATTATCTGTGCAGAAGGGTTATCTTTGTTGTTGCAACAGTCTCAG CCTGTTGTCACTAAGCATTGCCTATTTGTTTATGAGGGATTTTCTGGTCAGGCAGTTAATTTCCAAAAATCAAGTGTCTGTTTTAGTAGGAATACAATGGAGTCTAGTAGGGAGGAAGTGGCACAGGTTCTAGGGGTTTCACGGGCGagcaattttgaaaaatatttgggGTTACCTTCTTTCGTGGGGAAAAATAAGAAACTTGTATTTTCTTATATTGAGGACAAGTTTAGACAGCGAGTGGGTTCCTGGAATAAGAAGTTCCTGTCTCAGGCTGGTAGGGAGATTCTCTTGAGAAGTGTGGCACAGGCAATGCCTACTTTTTCTATGAGTGTGTTCTTATTACCTGATTCATTATGTTTGGCTCTTGAGAG TATCATGGCTGCTCATGATCTAGTGTGTGGTGGCATAAGGCGTAAAATTGGTGATGGGACTACTACTTTGATTTGGGGCCACCCATGGTTGCCTAATGAGCCAAACCCAATGGTTCAGACTCCTATGCATCGGGCTTTGCATGGCTCTAAGGTTTCGGGGCTGATTAATAGAACTTCTGGAACGTGGGACATGTCTATCCTTAGTGATTTATTTTGTGCTGCAGATGTTGACCGCATAGCCAGGGTTCCTGTTAGCCCATCCTATATGGATTCTTGGTATTAG